In Pelmatolapia mariae isolate MD_Pm_ZW linkage group LG13, Pm_UMD_F_2, whole genome shotgun sequence, a genomic segment contains:
- the LOC134639852 gene encoding galectin-related protein-like isoform X2, giving the protein MAVQAAEKDGVNVEEDHLNDSLGNPGLISPDKEDLSRLLTVPFSGRIRGGMRPGKKIIVMGIVDLEPDSFDVSLTCGRDSEKGEPPFDVALKLTARFTDRQFLRSARVSGKWTEEEASTAYFPFIPDQPFRIEIHCEHQRFRIFVDGHQLFDFYHKVKSLPSIDTVRIQGDLQITKLG; this is encoded by the exons ATGGCGGTGCAGGCAGCGGAGAAGGACGGAGTA AATGTGGAAGAAGACCACCTGAATGACTCGCTGGGGAACCCCGGCCTCATCTCACCTGACAAGGAGGATTTATCACGCCTCCTG ACGGTGCCATTCAGCGGGCGCATCCGGGGCGGCATGCGGCCGGGGAAGAAGATAATAGTGATGGGCATCGTGGACCTGGAGCCAGACAG CTTTGATGTCAGCCTGACCTGCGGACGTGATTCAGAGAAAGGGGAGCCTCCATTTGATGTGGCCCTGAAACTCACGGCTCGTTTCACTGACCGTCAGTTCCTTCGCAGCGCTCGGGTTTCTGGGAAATGGACAGAGGAGGAGGCGTCCACTGCCTATTTTCCCTTCATCCCTGATCAGCCTTTTAGG ATTGAGATCCACTGCGAGCACCAGAGGTTCCGGATATTCGTGGATGGACACCAGCTCTTTGACTTTTATCACAAAGTAAAATCTTTGCCCTCTATCGACACAGTACGAATACAAGGAGACCTACAGATCACCAAGCTCGGTTAA
- the LOC134639852 gene encoding galectin-related protein-like isoform X1 — MAVQAAEKDGVVLKNVEEDHLNDSLGNPGLISPDKEDLSRLLTVPFSGRIRGGMRPGKKIIVMGIVDLEPDSFDVSLTCGRDSEKGEPPFDVALKLTARFTDRQFLRSARVSGKWTEEEASTAYFPFIPDQPFRIEIHCEHQRFRIFVDGHQLFDFYHKVKSLPSIDTVRIQGDLQITKLG, encoded by the exons ATGGCGGTGCAGGCAGCGGAGAAGGACGGAGTA GTGTTGAAGAATGTGGAAGAAGACCACCTGAATGACTCGCTGGGGAACCCCGGCCTCATCTCACCTGACAAGGAGGATTTATCACGCCTCCTG ACGGTGCCATTCAGCGGGCGCATCCGGGGCGGCATGCGGCCGGGGAAGAAGATAATAGTGATGGGCATCGTGGACCTGGAGCCAGACAG CTTTGATGTCAGCCTGACCTGCGGACGTGATTCAGAGAAAGGGGAGCCTCCATTTGATGTGGCCCTGAAACTCACGGCTCGTTTCACTGACCGTCAGTTCCTTCGCAGCGCTCGGGTTTCTGGGAAATGGACAGAGGAGGAGGCGTCCACTGCCTATTTTCCCTTCATCCCTGATCAGCCTTTTAGG ATTGAGATCCACTGCGAGCACCAGAGGTTCCGGATATTCGTGGATGGACACCAGCTCTTTGACTTTTATCACAAAGTAAAATCTTTGCCCTCTATCGACACAGTACGAATACAAGGAGACCTACAGATCACCAAGCTCGGTTAA